A region of Marnyiella aurantia DNA encodes the following proteins:
- the aroC gene encoding chorismate synthase, producing the protein MINLGNFLTLSTFGESHGTAYGGVITNFPAGLKPDFQEIQRQLDRRRPGQSTIVTQRKENDSVKFLSGVFNGTTTGTPIGFIIENENQKSQDYDHLANVYRPSHADFTYDRKFGIRDYRGGGKSSARETVNWVVAGSLARQILPSDVQIQAYVSSVGEIFCEKPYQDLDLSKTDDNDVRCPDPATAERMITRIKEIKKEGNTIGGTITCVIKNLPAGVGEPVFGKLQAELAKAMLNINAAKGFEYGSGFCGARMTGMDHNDLFNEDFTTKSNLSGGIQGGISNGMDIYFRVAFKPVATVLRDQQSVNSSGSTVTVAGKGRHDACVLPRAVPVVENLAAFVLADLFLINKLRKFNNQQSENNRI; encoded by the coding sequence ATGATCAATCTCGGAAATTTTCTAACCCTGTCTACATTTGGTGAGAGTCACGGTACTGCCTATGGTGGAGTGATTACTAATTTTCCTGCCGGACTTAAGCCTGATTTCCAGGAAATACAGCGTCAGTTGGACCGCAGACGACCGGGACAGTCCACGATTGTAACGCAGCGGAAAGAAAATGATTCGGTGAAATTTCTCTCGGGTGTATTTAATGGAACTACAACGGGTACGCCCATAGGTTTTATCATCGAAAATGAAAATCAAAAGAGTCAGGATTACGATCATCTGGCAAATGTCTACCGACCAAGCCATGCCGATTTTACTTACGACCGTAAATTTGGCATAAGGGATTATCGTGGCGGAGGCAAATCATCAGCCCGAGAAACTGTGAATTGGGTAGTGGCAGGTAGTCTGGCCCGGCAAATTCTGCCGTCTGATGTCCAGATTCAGGCCTACGTATCGTCAGTTGGTGAGATTTTCTGCGAAAAACCCTATCAGGATCTGGATTTGTCTAAAACAGATGACAATGATGTCCGCTGTCCTGATCCAGCCACTGCAGAAAGAATGATTACAAGGATTAAGGAGATTAAAAAAGAAGGCAACACGATCGGAGGGACCATTACCTGTGTGATTAAAAACCTGCCCGCAGGTGTTGGCGAGCCGGTATTTGGTAAACTCCAGGCCGAACTTGCAAAAGCGATGCTGAACATCAATGCCGCCAAAGGCTTTGAATACGGAAGCGGTTTTTGCGGTGCCAGAATGACCGGTATGGATCACAACGATTTGTTTAACGAAGATTTCACTACTAAAAGTAATCTTTCAGGCGGTATTCAGGGTGGAATATCCAATGGGATGGATATTTATTTCCGTGTAGCCTTTAAGCCGGTTGCGACAGTGTTACGCGACCAGCAAAGCGTGAACAGTTCCGGTAGTACCGTTACTGTCGCAGGAAAAGGTCGGCACGATGCCTGCGTTTTACCCAGAGCGGTGCCAGTGGTGGAAAATCTGGCGGCTTTCGTGCTTGCAGATCTTTTTTTAATCAACAAGCTGAGGAAATTCAATAATCAACAGTCTGAAAATAATAGAATTTAA
- a CDS encoding YicC/YloC family endoribonuclease, with protein sequence MILSMTGFGRSEGVLEGKKITVDIKSLNSKSFDLNIKMPQRYKEKEFEIRKVLNDRIMRGKVDCYINLETTNTSGDTSINSELVKSYMSQLKAVAGDGPDFEYLKMAIRMPDATTAKNDEVDDSEWVLINQLVDQALTKFEEFRKTEGDILHEELKRNIHNIETYLSMVVPYEGIRLEAVKERYQNTLKEFGNIDETRFYQELAYYTEKLDISEEKVRLVQHLKYYTEVMKNENLNGKKLGFISQEIGREINTLGSKANHAEIQKLVVMMKDDLEKIKEQTLNVL encoded by the coding sequence ATGATTTTATCCATGACCGGCTTCGGCAGAAGCGAAGGGGTCTTAGAAGGCAAGAAAATAACAGTTGATATCAAATCTCTGAACAGTAAGTCTTTTGATCTGAATATCAAGATGCCGCAGCGCTATAAAGAAAAGGAGTTCGAAATTCGTAAGGTACTGAATGACCGTATTATGCGTGGTAAGGTAGACTGTTATATCAATCTGGAAACTACAAACACGTCCGGAGATACAAGTATCAATTCTGAACTTGTAAAATCATATATGTCCCAACTGAAAGCAGTTGCAGGCGATGGACCTGATTTTGAATATCTTAAGATGGCCATCAGAATGCCCGATGCTACCACAGCAAAGAATGACGAGGTTGATGACAGTGAATGGGTATTGATTAATCAGCTTGTAGACCAGGCTTTAACAAAATTCGAAGAATTCCGTAAGACCGAAGGCGATATTCTGCACGAAGAGCTTAAACGGAACATTCATAATATAGAAACCTATCTTTCCATGGTGGTGCCTTACGAAGGAATCCGTCTGGAAGCCGTGAAGGAGCGGTATCAGAACACGCTTAAGGAGTTCGGAAATATAGATGAGACGCGTTTTTATCAGGAATTGGCCTATTACACTGAGAAACTTGATATTTCCGAAGAAAAAGTGCGCCTGGTGCAGCACCTGAAGTATTACACCGAAGTAATGAAGAACGAAAACCTGAACGGTAAAAAGTTAGGTTTCATCTCTCAAGAAATCGGACGCGAGATCAATACGCTGGGTTCCAAGGCAAACCATGCAGAAATCCAGAAACTGGTCGTTATGATGAAAGATGACCTGGAGAAGATTAAAGAGCAGACCTTAAACGTTTTATAA
- a CDS encoding glycine zipper domain-containing protein: MKNIIAAGAVSLMMLTACQKDDKLAEKSVEQQKIEFQQRQLEIEKQKLAIEKERMAYETQKKADSVAQVQQARQASAASAKTNVVRETRTVYVDNTPRYSNNSGSSSGNSGAVQQAPQKQGISHTAKGTVVGAVTGAAAGALLNKKNRGGGAVVGGIIGGASGYVIGRQVDKKQGRIPQ; encoded by the coding sequence ATGAAAAATATAATTGCAGCAGGTGCAGTATCCCTTATGATGCTGACGGCCTGTCAAAAAGATGATAAATTAGCCGAAAAATCAGTTGAACAGCAGAAAATTGAATTTCAGCAGCGTCAGTTAGAGATCGAAAAGCAGAAATTAGCTATTGAAAAAGAAAGAATGGCTTATGAAACTCAAAAAAAAGCAGACAGTGTTGCACAAGTGCAACAGGCCCGTCAGGCTTCGGCCGCCTCTGCTAAAACAAATGTAGTGCGCGAAACGCGTACAGTTTACGTGGACAACACACCACGTTATTCCAATAACAGTGGATCCTCATCCGGTAATTCCGGTGCCGTTCAGCAGGCTCCCCAGAAACAGGGGATCAGCCATACCGCTAAAGGTACTGTTGTAGGTGCTGTTACAGGTGCTGCTGCAGGTGCATTGCTTAACAAGAAGAACAGAGGTGGTGGTGCCGTTGTAGGTGGTATTATCGGTGGTGCCAGTGGTTATGTGATCGGACGTCAGGTAGATAAAAAGCAGGGACGTATCCCTCAATAA
- a CDS encoding thioredoxin family protein, whose translation MEEYWKAGISFEEYLKIAEERVEVPKTEADHEMMEYYKLGLQRMNRTLKTLHFDPLQYETLREKNFQGRILIISEAWCGDASATVPAVVRFFEGYNEVRIFLRDSDPSLINQFLTAGTQSIPKILILNEDFSVKAVWGPRPAFGNELLKKFKTQPDTYPREEFYNDLQVYYAKNRGTDVIDEILKLI comes from the coding sequence ATGGAAGAATACTGGAAAGCGGGCATTTCGTTTGAAGAATACTTAAAAATCGCAGAGGAGAGAGTAGAAGTGCCTAAGACAGAGGCGGATCATGAAATGATGGAGTACTATAAACTGGGTCTCCAGCGAATGAACAGAACTTTGAAAACACTTCATTTTGACCCACTTCAGTACGAAACATTACGCGAAAAGAATTTTCAGGGAAGAATTCTGATTATCTCCGAAGCCTGGTGTGGTGATGCAAGTGCTACTGTGCCGGCCGTGGTACGGTTTTTTGAAGGTTATAATGAGGTAAGGATTTTCCTGCGTGACAGCGACCCCTCATTAATTAATCAGTTCCTCACAGCCGGAACCCAATCCATCCCGAAAATTTTAATTCTAAACGAAGATTTCTCTGTAAAGGCAGTCTGGGGACCACGCCCAGCCTTCGGCAATGAGCTTCTTAAAAAATTTAAAACTCAGCCAGACACCTATCCACGGGAAGAGTTTTATAATGACCTTCAGGTATATTATGCCAAGAACCGGGGCACGGATGTCATTGATGAAATTTTAAAACTGATTTGA
- a CDS encoding thioredoxin family protein, with protein sequence MANTPSNMLELGTKAPFFELPNPSHSNELQSLEELKGEKGTLVIFMCNHCPFVLHVIDKLAELYEDYNDKGIEFIAINANDAEKYPADAPEKMAEFQVERKFDFPYLYDESQAIAKAYDAACTPDFFFFDDKLDLVYRGQMDDSRPGNQKEITGEDLIVAFENLLAGAPQEEMQRPSMGCNIKWK encoded by the coding sequence ATGGCAAATACACCTTCCAATATGCTTGAGCTGGGGACTAAGGCTCCCTTCTTCGAACTTCCTAACCCATCACACTCCAATGAACTTCAGTCTCTGGAGGAACTGAAAGGTGAAAAAGGAACCCTTGTAATTTTTATGTGCAATCACTGCCCTTTTGTACTTCATGTGATTGACAAGCTGGCGGAACTCTATGAAGATTACAATGATAAAGGAATTGAGTTCATTGCGATCAATGCGAATGATGCTGAAAAGTATCCGGCAGATGCACCGGAGAAGATGGCGGAGTTTCAGGTGGAGAGAAAATTCGACTTTCCATATCTGTACGACGAGAGCCAGGCAATTGCAAAAGCGTACGATGCCGCCTGTACACCGGATTTCTTCTTTTTTGATGACAAACTGGATCTTGTTTACCGTGGTCAGATGGACGACAGCAGGCCGGGTAATCAGAAGGAAATCACCGGTGAAGATTTGATCGTAGCTTTCGAAAATCTTCTTGCGGGCGCACCTCAGGAAGAAATGCAGCGGCCGAGTATGGGCTGCAACATCAAATGGAAATAA
- the gmk gene encoding guanylate kinase has protein sequence MQKVIIFSAPSGSGKTTLVKHCLETFPQLSFSVSCTTRRPRGEEKDGVDYHFLTPDDFRARIAENAFVEFEEVYEDKYYGTLKSEVERIWDEKKIVIFDVDVKGGISLKKYFDDKAISIFIMPPSIEELERRLNLRATDDAETIVSRLAKAGEEMTYKDHFDEILVNDDLQVAKDAVVKVIENFLAS, from the coding sequence ATGCAAAAAGTTATCATATTCTCAGCACCTTCCGGCAGCGGTAAAACGACTTTGGTAAAGCATTGCCTGGAAACTTTTCCGCAACTGTCATTCTCAGTTTCCTGTACCACGCGCCGTCCGCGAGGCGAGGAGAAAGACGGTGTGGATTATCATTTCCTTACACCCGACGATTTCCGTGCACGCATAGCCGAAAATGCTTTTGTGGAGTTCGAGGAAGTGTATGAGGACAAATATTACGGCACCCTGAAATCTGAAGTGGAGCGCATTTGGGACGAAAAAAAGATTGTCATTTTTGATGTTGATGTTAAAGGTGGCATCTCCCTTAAAAAATACTTTGATGATAAGGCAATATCAATTTTCATTATGCCTCCGTCTATTGAAGAGCTGGAAAGGAGACTCAATCTGCGTGCTACCGATGATGCTGAAACTATTGTGAGCCGTTTGGCGAAAGCAGGAGAAGAAATGACGTATAAAGATCACTTTGATGAGATTTTGGTCAATGACGATCTGCAGGTTGCCAAAGATGCCGTAGTAAAGGTGATTGAAAATTTCCTGGCCTCATGA
- a CDS encoding type IX secretion system plug protein yields MKSLTLTFMFLSAFLFGQDIRGIQLFNPQTNDETPVIGFNDRLILKFDDFSNSSTPYRYTIRHLDRNWQEDGLFFTEYANGSLNALIDQFKYSFNTLQKYTNYTLTFPNEKIQPKISGNFELIVYRDSASRPVFTKRFSVVEAAAEVGVIVSRTTDVRNPHVNQRVEVQASGPALLQNINSVSLSVVQNNNSNMSLHNLRPTTTLGNRIMFQQMNLAFPGNMEFYYFDNKIIDQAIDMVSGTEQIEGTNYTYLYPVWAYPENYQYQPDVNGAFYFRRNDVGIERNADNEADYSWVHFTLESHKMDREIYVLGAFNDFTAGKESQMVYDESRGMYVAKIYLKQGFYNYILATKAPGGQLNFGEINGNFWQTENLYQAYLYYTPFGRNYDGLMGYGEFRTPVR; encoded by the coding sequence ATGAAATCATTAACTTTAACATTTATGTTTCTGTCTGCTTTCCTTTTCGGGCAGGACATCCGCGGCATACAGCTTTTCAATCCTCAGACCAATGATGAGACGCCGGTAATCGGTTTTAATGACAGGCTCATACTCAAGTTTGACGATTTTTCCAATTCAAGCACTCCATACAGATACACGATCCGGCATCTGGACCGCAATTGGCAGGAAGACGGACTATTTTTTACCGAATATGCGAACGGAAGCCTGAACGCGCTGATAGATCAGTTTAAATACTCATTCAACACTTTACAGAAGTATACAAACTATACGCTGACGTTTCCAAATGAAAAAATTCAACCTAAAATATCAGGAAATTTTGAGCTGATTGTTTATAGAGACAGTGCCAGCCGACCGGTTTTTACAAAAAGATTTTCTGTGGTGGAAGCAGCTGCAGAAGTGGGAGTGATTGTAAGCAGAACAACCGACGTCAGAAACCCCCACGTTAATCAGAGAGTTGAGGTTCAGGCCAGCGGACCGGCACTGCTTCAAAATATAAATTCCGTAAGTCTTTCGGTGGTTCAAAACAACAATTCAAATATGTCTCTCCATAATCTGCGACCTACTACAACTTTGGGAAACCGGATTATGTTTCAGCAAATGAATCTTGCGTTTCCGGGAAATATGGAGTTTTATTATTTCGACAACAAGATTATAGATCAGGCGATAGATATGGTATCGGGTACGGAGCAGATAGAGGGCACCAACTATACCTATCTTTATCCGGTTTGGGCCTACCCAGAAAACTACCAATACCAGCCCGATGTGAACGGCGCCTTTTATTTCCGCAGAAATGATGTGGGAATAGAACGGAATGCTGATAACGAAGCCGATTATTCCTGGGTACATTTCACCCTGGAATCACACAAGATGGACAGGGAAATCTATGTATTAGGTGCCTTCAATGATTTTACGGCCGGCAAAGAGAGCCAGATGGTTTACGATGAAAGCAGAGGAATGTATGTTGCAAAAATATACCTGAAACAGGGATTCTACAACTATATTCTGGCAACAAAGGCGCCCGGCGGGCAGTTAAACTTTGGCGAGATCAACGGTAACTTCTGGCAAACCGAAAACCTTTATCAGGCCTATCTGTACTATACGCCGTTCGGCCGCAACTATGACGGCCTGATGGGTTACGGCGAATTCCGGACACCGGTAAGGTAG
- a CDS encoding Rossmann-fold NAD(P)-binding domain-containing protein → MKIAIVGCGWVGVRLAAFLKEKNHQVIVTTTTTDKLEYLRLVAPEAYLFDFTNPQEVPELNAADLVIFSMPVAKDSWLEGFRKSKFNTKQTVFFSSTGVYPQQNGVFTEDHTENLREDIVKAEETVLAKFPQTIVLRLGGIMGDERSLQNFYRTKSPANPEKKANHIHFEDILQAIDVLITSPRGGETYNLVAPEHPTLGEILKTGSDTTSADSYDNGQRIISSQKLISDFNFKFKHPNPKYF, encoded by the coding sequence ATGAAAATTGCCATCGTGGGTTGCGGTTGGGTAGGGGTTCGGCTGGCTGCTTTTTTGAAGGAAAAAAATCATCAGGTCATTGTGACCACTACCACAACGGATAAATTAGAGTATCTAAGGTTGGTAGCCCCGGAAGCTTATCTATTTGATTTTACTAATCCTCAGGAAGTTCCGGAACTTAACGCTGCAGATCTGGTGATTTTCAGCATGCCGGTGGCAAAAGACAGTTGGCTTGAAGGCTTCAGGAAATCGAAGTTTAATACAAAACAAACCGTCTTTTTTAGTTCTACCGGCGTTTATCCTCAGCAAAATGGTGTATTCACCGAAGATCATACTGAAAATCTGAGAGAAGATATTGTAAAAGCCGAAGAAACGGTACTGGCGAAATTTCCGCAAACCATAGTTCTCCGTTTGGGCGGAATAATGGGAGACGAAAGATCCCTGCAGAATTTCTACCGAACTAAATCCCCGGCGAATCCTGAAAAGAAAGCGAACCATATCCATTTTGAGGATATACTTCAGGCCATCGATGTTCTCATCACCAGCCCGCGCGGCGGCGAGACCTATAATCTGGTTGCTCCCGAGCATCCCACGCTTGGAGAAATTTTAAAAACTGGATCAGATACTACATCAGCAGATTCATATGATAACGGGCAACGAATCATAAGCTCTCAAAAGCTGATCAGCGATTTTAATTTTAAATTTAAACATCCCAATCCTAAATATTTCTAG
- the miaA gene encoding tRNA (adenosine(37)-N6)-dimethylallyltransferase MiaA yields MKKLISIVGTTGIGKTALAINIAKHFGTEIISCDSRQFFREMPIGTAAPSAEELAAVPHHFIGNLSVQDYYSIGQYERDALQRISELFRKHEVAVLVGGSMMYEKAVIEGLNSLPEANAENQQKLEAIFKEHGIEALQDLLQKEDPAYFEVVDRDNHRRLFRALDVIWQTGKTYTENIAEPPEPRGFEMIRIGIGAPREIIYERINERVTLMMEKGLLKEVQSLLPYRDLTALQTVGYTELFKHLDGQWTLDFALDEVRKNSRRFAKRQLTWYRKEEDIQWVNYENSLQESLSLLLNHNIKPKN; encoded by the coding sequence GTGAAAAAGTTAATTTCCATTGTAGGCACTACTGGTATAGGAAAAACCGCGCTTGCGATAAATATTGCAAAACATTTCGGCACTGAAATTATCTCCTGCGACTCACGGCAGTTCTTCCGTGAAATGCCCATTGGCACGGCCGCGCCTTCTGCTGAAGAGTTAGCAGCGGTACCTCATCATTTTATAGGCAACCTTTCCGTGCAGGATTATTATTCCATTGGTCAGTACGAACGGGACGCGCTCCAACGGATTTCTGAACTTTTCAGAAAACATGAGGTTGCCGTTCTTGTGGGCGGCAGCATGATGTACGAAAAAGCCGTAATTGAAGGCCTGAACAGTCTGCCTGAGGCTAATGCGGAAAATCAGCAGAAACTTGAAGCGATTTTTAAAGAACACGGTATTGAAGCATTACAGGATTTACTTCAAAAAGAGGATCCGGCCTACTTTGAGGTCGTGGACAGAGATAATCACCGCCGGCTGTTCCGGGCTTTGGATGTGATTTGGCAGACGGGGAAAACCTATACTGAAAATATTGCAGAGCCACCAGAGCCACGCGGTTTTGAAATGATCCGCATCGGCATTGGAGCGCCGCGGGAAATCATTTACGAGCGCATTAACGAAAGAGTTACACTGATGATGGAAAAAGGCCTGCTGAAGGAAGTTCAGTCACTTCTTCCCTACCGCGACCTCACCGCACTGCAAACTGTTGGTTACACAGAGCTTTTCAAACATTTAGATGGCCAGTGGACGCTTGATTTCGCTCTGGACGAAGTAAGGAAAAATTCCAGGAGGTTTGCAAAAAGGCAGCTTACCTGGTACCGGAAGGAAGAGGATATCCAATGGGTAAACTACGAAAATTCACTGCAGGAATCCTTATCTTTGCTTCTGAATCACAATATCAAACCAAAAAACTGA
- a CDS encoding YkvA family protein has protein sequence MGLLYVISPIDLLPEIAIPVLGVADDLAVLSLALPKLLKEVDRFLLWEAEKIGNIRNISDAEIID, from the coding sequence TTGGGGCTTTTATATGTTATTTCTCCAATTGACCTTCTGCCAGAAATCGCTATTCCCGTACTTGGAGTGGCCGATGATCTGGCGGTTCTCTCATTGGCACTACCCAAATTACTGAAGGAAGTAGATAGATTTCTTCTTTGGGAAGCCGAAAAAATAGGCAATATCAGGAATATATCCGACGCTGAAATCATAGACTAA
- the nadA gene encoding quinolinate synthase NadA — protein sequence MSTEFLDKAKANLPVRGFLNIENVVIPQGEALVQAILDLKKEKNAVILAHYYQPPAIQDIADFLGDSLQLARQAKDTDADMIAFCGVHFMAEAAKILNPTKKVVLPDTQAGCSLADGCSGEGLRAMRAKHPNALIATYINCNAETKAESDIIVTSSNAETIIRSLPADRPIIFAPDKNLGAWLTKKTGRDMILWDGSCIVHEAFSMERIATQLAQNPDAKLIAHPESESAVLDLAHFIGSTSALLNYVEKDDSQKFIVATEEGILHEMKKRAPHKELIPALVFDESCNCSECFYMKRNTMEKLYLCMKYELPEILIDEELRLKALRPIEAMLEMSKTIK from the coding sequence ATGAGTACCGAATTTTTAGATAAAGCAAAAGCAAATCTTCCTGTTAGGGGATTCCTTAATATTGAAAATGTAGTCATTCCACAGGGCGAAGCTTTGGTGCAGGCCATTCTGGACCTTAAAAAGGAAAAAAATGCCGTAATTCTTGCGCATTACTACCAGCCACCTGCTATCCAGGATATCGCCGATTTTCTGGGTGACTCTCTGCAGTTGGCCCGTCAGGCAAAGGATACTGATGCAGATATGATCGCTTTCTGCGGTGTACATTTCATGGCCGAAGCTGCCAAAATCCTGAACCCAACCAAAAAAGTAGTACTTCCCGATACTCAGGCAGGCTGCTCACTGGCTGATGGCTGCAGCGGCGAAGGTCTACGTGCTATGCGTGCCAAACACCCTAATGCCCTTATCGCAACTTACATAAACTGTAATGCTGAAACAAAAGCCGAATCTGACATCATAGTTACAAGTTCCAATGCGGAAACCATTATCAGGTCACTTCCTGCGGACAGACCCATCATCTTTGCTCCCGATAAAAATCTGGGTGCATGGCTAACCAAGAAAACCGGTCGTGATATGATTCTATGGGACGGTAGCTGTATCGTGCACGAAGCGTTCTCCATGGAAAGGATTGCTACCCAACTTGCTCAGAATCCGGACGCTAAACTTATCGCACATCCGGAAAGTGAATCCGCAGTATTGGATTTGGCTCATTTCATCGGTTCCACCTCAGCGTTGCTTAATTATGTTGAAAAAGACGACAGCCAGAAGTTTATTGTAGCAACCGAAGAAGGAATTCTGCATGAGATGAAAAAGCGTGCTCCACACAAAGAACTGATTCCTGCATTGGTTTTTGATGAAAGCTGTAACTGCTCCGAATGTTTTTATATGAAGCGGAACACGATGGAAAAACTTTATCTGTGCATGAAGTATGAATTACCTGAAATCCTGATTGACGAAGAGTTGCGCCTGAAGGCATTAAGACCTATCGAGGCTATGCTTGAAATGAGTAAGACGATAAAGTAA
- a CDS encoding MBL fold metallo-hydrolase has translation MLHIKSFAFNPFSENTYVIYNDERLAFIVDPGNFSDAETDQLQNFISENKLTVRNILLTHAHIDHVLGLQWSHDTYKVPVMIHEIEKEILDRNPMDANRFGFFFKPFSGELVFLKENEVISLGDDQLQLIHVPGHSPGSMAYYSKESSLTVSGDVLFEGSIGRTDLYKGNHEQLIASVSEKLFTLPDETKVYSGHGNPTTIGFEKQYNPFFR, from the coding sequence ATGCTTCATATAAAATCTTTCGCCTTTAATCCGTTTTCCGAAAATACGTATGTCATTTACAATGATGAACGTCTGGCGTTTATTGTAGATCCCGGTAATTTCAGCGATGCGGAAACAGATCAGCTTCAGAATTTTATATCAGAAAATAAGTTAACAGTCCGGAATATACTGCTAACCCATGCGCATATCGACCATGTATTGGGTTTGCAGTGGTCGCACGATACGTATAAAGTTCCCGTGATGATTCACGAAATTGAGAAAGAGATCCTGGACCGCAATCCGATGGATGCCAACCGGTTTGGTTTCTTTTTTAAACCTTTCAGCGGCGAACTGGTATTCCTGAAAGAAAACGAGGTCATTTCTCTTGGCGATGATCAGCTTCAGCTAATACATGTGCCTGGACATTCGCCGGGAAGTATGGCCTATTACTCTAAAGAAAGCAGTCTGACTGTTTCCGGCGATGTTCTGTTCGAAGGAAGTATTGGACGCACAGATTTATATAAAGGCAATCACGAGCAGCTTATCGCCAGTGTGAGCGAAAAGCTTTTTACACTGCCCGATGAAACCAAGGTGTACAGCGGTCACGGTAATCCAACCACGATAGGATTTGAAAAGCAGTATAATCCTTTCTTCAGATAA
- a CDS encoding TlpA family protein disulfide reductase: MKFLRKNLIFIILLVVAGIAVAVPNVRNYIQEQFIPVATVQEAVTVDDADYDVKLKGINTTSTNLKNFKGEKLVFLNFWGTWCKPCREEWPSIQKLYDSKKDDMDFVLIAMMDKEEDVRKFLQENNYTVPVYIAESPINGKILPKVFPTTFILDSNGRILQRETATKDWNTEAVHSFIDKFIPAKK; encoded by the coding sequence ATGAAATTTTTACGAAAGAATTTAATTTTTATTATACTCCTTGTTGTTGCAGGAATTGCTGTTGCTGTACCCAACGTACGCAATTACATCCAGGAACAGTTTATTCCGGTCGCAACCGTTCAGGAGGCAGTAACTGTAGATGATGCTGACTATGACGTAAAACTGAAGGGAATAAACACAACCAGCACCAACCTGAAGAATTTCAAAGGGGAAAAGTTGGTTTTCCTTAATTTTTGGGGCACCTGGTGTAAACCTTGCCGCGAGGAATGGCCCTCTATACAGAAACTTTACGACTCCAAAAAAGATGACATGGATTTCGTGCTGATTGCCATGATGGATAAGGAAGAAGATGTGCGGAAATTCCTTCAGGAAAATAATTATACGGTCCCTGTGTACATAGCCGAAAGCCCAATTAACGGAAAGATCCTTCCAAAAGTATTTCCCACCACATTTATCCTGGATTCTAACGGCCGCATACTTCAAAGGGAGACTGCAACAAAGGACTGGAATACAGAGGCTGTGCATTCATTTATTGATAAATTTATTCCGGCGAAAAAATAA
- the folB gene encoding dihydroneopterin aldolase has translation MSSKILLENLKIYAYHGVLPEETLTGTYYLLNVELHADLWKASESDDLLDTINYAEINSIIHEEMMVPSKLLEHVIGRIIGRLERKYQQLTYVRVKLTKTNPPMQGEMDGVSVEMEKSFI, from the coding sequence ATGAGCTCAAAAATACTGCTGGAAAATCTGAAGATATACGCTTACCATGGCGTACTTCCGGAAGAAACGCTTACCGGAACCTATTATTTGCTTAATGTTGAACTGCATGCCGATCTCTGGAAGGCTTCAGAAAGCGATGACCTTTTGGATACCATTAATTACGCTGAAATAAACTCCATTATCCATGAAGAGATGATGGTTCCTTCCAAACTGCTGGAACACGTAATCGGACGGATTATCGGCAGACTGGAGCGGAAGTATCAACAACTCACTTATGTTCGAGTTAAGCTTACCAAAACTAACCCGCCTATGCAGGGTGAGATGGATGGAGTAAGCGTGGAGATGGAAAAGAGTTTCATCTAA